In one window of Candidatus Sulfuricurvum sp. RIFRC-1 DNA:
- the fetB gene encoding iron export ABC transporter permease subunit FetB: MQYSFLASYALIIFALWYSRREQFGLEKKILTNSILAMVQLGLLGYALVYLFKIEHPSLLFFVLLGMVTFGAYTAKKRSPLGEHSFKIAFFTLGASSGIVFLSMMAFGVIHMVPHEMIPIGGMIIGNALNVYTQSTERFRAEVKNTIEIIEGMVALGAPLKEALSFASKASVKASMIPTLNMLQTVGIIHIPGITTGMLLAGADPLSAISYQLAVMYMMVAVALLAAVFSTMFSYRVIIGAAFTNPR, translated from the coding sequence TTAGCCTCTTACGCTCTTATTATTTTCGCTCTCTGGTACTCACGCCGTGAACAGTTCGGTTTGGAGAAAAAAATCCTCACCAACTCGATTTTGGCGATGGTGCAGTTGGGGCTCCTCGGGTATGCTCTCGTTTATCTCTTTAAAATCGAACACCCATCACTCTTATTTTTCGTATTACTGGGGATGGTGACATTCGGAGCGTATACGGCAAAAAAACGCTCCCCTTTAGGTGAGCACAGTTTTAAAATCGCCTTTTTTACCCTCGGAGCTTCATCGGGGATTGTTTTTCTCTCAATGATGGCATTTGGGGTGATCCACATGGTTCCCCATGAGATGATCCCTATCGGGGGGATGATTATCGGCAACGCCCTCAACGTCTATACCCAAAGCACCGAGCGGTTCCGTGCAGAGGTAAAAAATACGATTGAGATTATCGAGGGGATGGTGGCGCTGGGTGCGCCGCTCAAAGAAGCGCTTAGCTTTGCCTCGAAAGCCTCCGTCAAAGCTTCGATGATCCCGACGCTTAATATGCTCCAAACGGTCGGAATCATCCACATCCCCGGTATAACGACGGGGATGCTCCTCGCGGGTGCCGATCCGCTAAGCGCCATTTCGTATCAGCTCGCCGTCATGTATATGATGGTGGCGGTGGCGTTGCTCGCGGCGGTATTTAGCACGATGTTCTCCTATCGGGTCATTATCGGTGCGGCGTTTACAAACCCTCGCTAA